A region of Papilio machaon chromosome 14, ilPapMach1.1, whole genome shotgun sequence DNA encodes the following proteins:
- the LOC106708421 gene encoding uncharacterized protein LOC106708421, translating into MKAITMCLPMEVFCCCVSLELGTKILGVVHMVLTTLISLIYGLVSAQLNYLEPSRRLFYGLVSASAAAVLLPTCLMTYGAFKQKPKWLWPWVVLSWAASIVMVGLALLGTVLMAMPAEGNSYSDISTMASVYFVYAVILYYSACVVDSRRVELTLEDKRETEQWLMRSRHVPQTLLYEGYEAATFSWTVYIISIVQSIQLIENAEDNSNANFNTTTLYPVDKIPFVKITTEHTNVVKISEEDLKTDRTTWKINTSFAIPNKEERTHLPIKTNKLKNVKDCKESNHIKQVQNDNKESKYSLTSPKENNVNEDETAPKKETEVTKKYKENEQNLKKEFKPSPHLNSYYDTLDDSPFNSFTTSAPTLDTTTFFGSSRDQIKPHHNNHEGYVAFPYKYETYSAVDSSSVWGQSLQSKPTIEAPVRIPAGGLYKLPDVLREKPNSYEENDYPPDSIDNVKDNSLKKRPNPWKSLLHLVTALLPVGLIVSALTPSILTIEDSSNTQQFKRVSRGLSESRLSPALPALPAVSEDCKRRLLCEIHSDRHYDPSGRRRRKQCRKLRCEDPRALSDMLHWLLTYHRATHNTDRGYT; encoded by the exons ATGAAAGCAATAACAATGTGTTTACCGATGGaagttttttgttgttgtgtcAGTTTGGAACTGGGAACGAAGATTCTGGGTGTGGTGCACATG GTGTTAACAACACTAATCTCATTAATATACGGACTGGTGTCAGCACAGCTGAACTACCTGGAGCCCTCTCGCCGCCTGTTCTACGGCCTGGTAAGCGCTTCAGCCGCCGCCGTGCTGCTGCCCACCTGTCTCATGACATACGGAGCTTTCAAG CAAAAACCAAAGTGGCTGTGGCCATGGGTGGTGCTGTCTTGGGCGGCGAGCATTGTGATGGTGGGGCTGGCACTGCTGGGCACAGTGCTCATGGCCATGCCGGCCGAGGGGAATAGTTATTCCGACATCAGTACTATGGCATCCGTATACTTTGTTTATGCCG TGATATTATACTATTCAGCGTGTGTAGTGGACAGCCGGCGAGTAGAGCTGACGCTGGAGGACAAGAGAGAGACGGAGCAGTGGCTCATGAGGAGCAGACACGTGCCTCAAACACTGCTTTATGAAGGATACGAGGCAGCG ACATTCAGTTGGACagtatatataatatctaTTGTACAATCCAttcaattaattgaaaatgcaGAAGATAATTCCAATGCTAACTTTAATACTACAACACTGTATCCTGTGGATAAAATACCATTTGTAAAGATTACCACAGAACATACTAATGTAGTTAAAATATCTGAAGAGGATCTCAAAACAGATAGAACAACTTGGAAGATTAACACAAGCTTTGCTATACctaataaagaagaaagaacacatttaccaataaaaacaaataagttaaaaaacgtTAAGGATTGCAAAGAATCTAATCATATTAAACAAGTACAGAATGATAATAAAGAATCAAAATATTCACTAACGTCACCAAAAGAAAACAACGTAAACGAAGATGAAACAGCTCCTAAAAAAGAAACAGAAGTAACTAAGAAGTACAAAGAAAATGAACAAAACTTGAAGAAGGAGTTTAAGCCGAGTCCTCATTTGAACTCTTACTATGATACTTTAGACGATTCTCCTTTCAATTCTTTTACTACATCAGCACCAACACTAGACACGACTACATTTTTCGG GTCTTCGAGAGATCAGATCAAGCCACACCACAATAACCATGAGGGATACGTCGCTTTCCCTTACAAATATGAAACATACTCAGCCGTCGACAGCTCTTCAGTATGGGGACAGAGCTTGCAGTCCAAACCAACGATAGAGGCGCCTGTCAGAATTCCCGCTGGAGGTCTTTACAAACTACCTGATGTTTTAAGAGAGAAACCAAATTCCTATGAAGAAAATGATTATCCCCCGGATTCTATTGACAATGTTAAAGATAATTCTCTCAAAAAAAG ACCAAATCCTTGGAAGAGTCTTCTTCACCTGGTGACAGCTCTACTTCCTGTAGGCCTCATTGTATCCGCGCTGACACCTTCCATACTCACCATAGAGGATTCATCGAACACACA ACAGTTCAAACGCGTGTCCCGCGGCCTGAGCGAGTCCCGGCTTTCCCCTGCACTGCCGGCACTCCCGGCAGTCAGTGAGGACTGCAAGCGCCGTTTGCTTTGCGAGATACACTCTGACAGACACTATGA TCCCAGCGGTCGCCGGCGGAGGAAGCAGTGTCGCAAGCTGCGCTGTGAGGACCCGCGCGCCCTCAGCGACATGCTGCACTGGCTGCTCACATATCATCGCGCAACTCACAACACAGACAGAGGATATACCTAA
- the LOC106708447 gene encoding uncharacterized protein LOC106708447, producing the protein MLHNMGVPMVNKCCYCVSLHTGTLIIAYTYTVWALLELTAYCLLVTLAPLGREGAISANKHALYVTAAAVSGVHLLCSLLLIIAAYKKLASLTLPWTIVTGILTAIFFVMCLTGISLILQDSGEMLGVEAVIIFVHLMRACVSVYCIVIVHSRHKQIMYEEDEQRFQHSARLYKAVNTSEPAA; encoded by the exons ATGTTGCACAACATGGGTGTTCCCATGGTAAACAAATGTTGCTACTGCGTCAGTCTGCACACGGGAACGCTAATCATTGCTTATACGTATACA GTATGGGCGCTCCTGGAGCTGACAGCGTACTGTTTGCTGGTGACGCTAGCGCCGCTGGGCCGAGAGGGCGCCATCTCCGCGAATAAACATGCCCTCTATGTCACCGCGGCGGCCGTCAGCGGCGTGCACCTCCTCTGCTCCTTGCTGCTCATCATAGCAGCGTATaag AAGTTGGCGTCGCTTACGTTACCGTGGACGATCGTGACGGGCATCCTCACTGCGATTTTCTTCGTGATGTGTCTGACTGGCATCAGCCTCATCCTGCAGGACTCCGGGGAGATGCTGGGTGTCGAGGCCGTCATCATCTTCGTGCATCTCATGAGAGCTT GTGTGTCGGTGTACTGCATAGTGATAGTGCATAGCCGGCACAAGCAGATCATGTACGAGGAGGACGAGCAGAGATTCCAGCACTCGGCGCGCCTCTACAAGGCAGTGAACACCTCCGAACCTGCTGCGTGA